The sequence below is a genomic window from Clostridia bacterium.
TGGCCGGGCCCTGCCTTAAGAAGCTCAAGGCTCCGGGGGCTTATGAAGCTGTAGGTGAGCACCTCCCTGAAACCGAGGTCGGCCAGCAAATGCCGCGACCGGCTGAGGAATTCCTGCTTCGGGTTCTGCTTGGGCTCGGCACCGATTACCGGCGGAAACACGGCGGGAATACGCTCGTACCCGTAGAGGCGCCCGACTTCCTCCACCAGATCCTCCGGCAGTCGCAGGTCCGCCCGATACGAGGGTATGTTTACCTTCAGGTTCTCTCCCTCTTCCCGGCAGTCCAAGCCCAGCCTTTCCAGACACCCTTTGATCTCTTCGCGCGACAACTCCACGCCCAGCAGGGCATTTGTCCGCTTCACCGATAGGTCAACGCTCACCGCTACCGCAGTCCGATGATCCACGTCCAGGAAACCGTCCAGCACCTCGCCCTGCGCCAATTCGGCCATAAGCGCCGCGGCCCGCCTGGCGGCCAGAGGCGCCAGTTCCGGGTCTACACCCCGCTCGAACCGGAGGGAGGCCTCCGAGCGCATGCCCAGAGCCCGGGCCGAACGCCGGATGTTGGCGCCGGAAAAGCTGGCCGACTCCAGAAGTACCCAGGTAGTGCGGTCGTTGATCTCGGTCTCTTCGCCGCCCATGATACCGGCCAGCGCAATCGCGCGCTCCGCGTCGGCGATCACCAGCATCTCCGGGGTCAGCTGGCGCTCAACCCCGTCCAGGGTGCGCAACCGCTCTCCCTCCCGGGCCCGGCGGACTATGATCTTGTGTCCCTCAATACGCTCGTAATCGAAGGCGTGCAGGGGCTGGCCCAGCTCCAACATTACGTAGTTGGTAATATCCACCACGTTGTTGATGGGCCGCATACCCGCCGCCCGCAGGCGGTGCTGCATCCACTCCGGAGAAGGACCCAGCTCAAGTCCACGAATGACCACCGCCACGTAGCGCGGGCAGAGATCCGTTGCCTCCACCACCACCGAAGCGTAGGCCGACGCCGGCTCGGAAGCGGTGGGAAGTTCGGGCCGAGGGAGCCGCAGCTTCCCCCCGGTGATGGCCGCTACCTCCCGGGCCAGGTTTACCAATCCCAAGCAGTCCGCCCGGTTGGGAGTGACATCTATCTCCAGCACGGTATCGTCGAGGCCCAGATGGGTTGCTACCGGTTCGCCTACGGGGGTGGACGGCGGGAATACCAGGATGCCCTCCTCCTGCCGGTGCCCTTCCAGGCCCAACTCCCAGGCCGAGCAGACCACCGCCTCTGAAACTATACCCCGAAGCCGCACCTCTCGCACCGGTCCCAAATTGGGCGGCGAGGCTCCGGGAAGGGCTACCGCCACCTTTTGGCCGCGGGCCACGTTGGGGGCACCGGTGACCACCTGGCGCTTCCCCAGCCGCCCCAGATCTATCTGCGCCACCAGAAGATGATCCGAGCTCGGATGGGGAGCGAGACTCACGATTTCACCGGTAACCACACCCTGGAGGCCCCGGTCCAAATGCTCCACCGAGGAGACCTCCAGACCGGCGTTGGTAAGCTTATCCGCCAGTTCCGAGGGCCCCAGTTCAAGCTCTACGTACTCCTTAAGCCAATTGAGGGGAACCCGCATCGGCCTCTCCTTCCGTTCTGACTAGAACTGGCTCAGAAAGCGCAGGTCGTTGGCGTAGAACAGGCGCAGGTCGTCGATACCGTACTTCAGCATGGCCACCCTCTCCACCCCCATGCCGAAGGCGAAGCCGCTGACCTCGGCCGGGTCGTATCCGGACATGGAAAGCACCCGCGGGTGCACCATCCCGCTGCCCAGGATTTCCAGCCAGCCGGTTTGGCCGCAAACCCGGCAGCCGGCTCCGCCACATACCACGCAGGAGATGTCCACCTCTGCGCTCGGCTCGGTGAAGGGGAAGTAACTGGGCCGGAAGCGCATGCGCCGATCCGGGCCGAAAAACCGTTCCACAAAAGCCTGCAGGGTGCCCTTGAGGTGGGCGAAAGAAATGTCCCGGTCCACCAGCAGCCCTTCTACCTGGTGGAACATGGGGGAATGCGTGGCGTCGTCGTCCCGCCGGTACACCTTGCCGGGCGCGATAACACGAACCGGCAGCCGGGGTGCCGTGCGCTCCATCACCCGGACCTGAACCGGGGAGGTATGGGTGCGCAACAATATCTCCTCGGTTATGTAAAAAGAATCCTGCATGTCCCGGGCCGGATGCTCCCGGGGGATGTTCAGGGCTTCAAAGTTGTAGTAGTCCAGTTCCACCTCCGGGCCTTCGGCCACCGAGAACCCCATTTGTACAAATATAGTAGTAATTTCCTCTAAGGCCTGAGATACGGGGTGCAGCCCGCCGCGGGGCAGGAGTGTACCGGGCAGGGTAACGTCTAAGACCTCGGCGGCAATTTCCTTTTCCCGTTCCCTGGCCCGCAATACTTCGGCCCGCCTTTCCAGCTCTTCCTCGAGCCGGAGGCGTACCTCATTCGCTACCCGACCCACGCGGGGCCGTTCCTCCGGACTGAGTTCGGACATTCCCCGGAGCACCCGGGTGAGCAACCCCTTTTTCCCCAGGTACTTTACCCGCCAGGCGTCGAGGGCCTCAAGATCGTTTACGCTGCTAAGGTCCCGTTCCGCTTCCTCCTTGAGACGTAATAGTTCTTCCTGCATTGATGGTTTGGCCTCCCGGTTTCACTGCAACAGCAGCCGACGATACATCATGTAGGCCACGATGGAGCCCGTACACTCGAAGATCCGCCAGAACAACTCTGCCGCCTGGGGCACGACTTTCACGGTCTTCATCCTCCCACCCTCCTGCTGCACCGCCCTCACCCGTTGCTGATTATAGCATAATTGCCGAGAAGCCGGCAACTTTACCGGGTCGGCGGGTTGCCGTAGAGGGTCTCCGCTTCCGACCGCTGCCGTGCGGCCTCATATAACAGCACCGCCGCTGCTGCCGCCACGTTGAGCGATTCCCCTGCCCGCATGGGCACCGTGACTCTTTGTGCCGGCCCCTCGGCCAGTTGCGGCCGTGGTCCCCGGCCCTCGTTGCCCACCACCAAGGCCAGGGAGCCCTCCCAGGGAAACCGGAAATAGGGGATACCGCCTTCGGGCACGGCCAAGACCGGTTCCACCCCGCGCCTGGCGGCCAGGGCCAACAGCTCCCCGGCGGCCACTCCAGTGGCCAGGGGGAGGTAGAACTGCGCCCCCGCCGCCGCCCGTAGGGCCTTATCGGCGTAGAGGTCGGTAGTACCCACCAGGGCCACCACCCCGCTACACCCGGCGGCCGCGGCCGTCCTCACCAGGGTACCGGCGTTGCCGGGATCCTGAACCCCGTCCAAAACCAGGAAGAGCCCGGGCGGGCGAAAAAACTCCTCCAGCTCCGGCTCCCGGCACCTGACCACCGCTAAAACGCCCTGGGGGGCGGGGGTGGAGCTAAGGCCGGGCCAGAGCCTCTCCGCCACCCGGTAGCAGGGTATGCCGCCCGCCTCTAGGCGGGCCAGGAGCTGCCGTCCTTCCTCTTTGGCCGCCGCCCGGGGCGAAAAGAGCACGTACTCCGGGTGCGTCCCGGCGTCCAGGGCCGTAGCCACCAGCTTAAACCCTTCCAGCCTGTAGCAGCCCTTCTTTTTGCGCTCCCGTCCCCGCATCAGGGCCCGGGCCAGCCGCAGGCGGGGATTATCGCATGAGGTCAACTCCAACAAGGCAGCTATCCCTCCAAGCGGCGCAGGGCGGAACGCTTACCCACCAGTACCAAGACGTCGCCTTCACGGATCATATCGTTGGCCCCCGGAGCGATAATCACCTGGCCCGAGGGCCGCTTCAGGGCTATCACCATCACCCCCAAGCGGGCGCGCAGGTTCAATTGCCCCAGGGTCTTGTTAACCAGGTCGGGAGTAGCCAGGATTTCCTCGATGCCGTACTCGGGCGAGAGCTCGATATAATCCAATACGTTCTTCGCCGCCAGGTGGTGGGCCAGGCGCACGCCCATGTCTCTTTCCGGGTAGATAACCTTGTCTGCGCCCACCTTCTCCAGCACCCGGCCATGAAGCTCGTTAATGGCCTTGGCCACCACATACTTTACGCC
It includes:
- the pheT gene encoding phenylalanine--tRNA ligase subunit beta encodes the protein MRVPLNWLKEYVELELGPSELADKLTNAGLEVSSVEHLDRGLQGVVTGEIVSLAPHPSSDHLLVAQIDLGRLGKRQVVTGAPNVARGQKVAVALPGASPPNLGPVREVRLRGIVSEAVVCSAWELGLEGHRQEEGILVFPPSTPVGEPVATHLGLDDTVLEIDVTPNRADCLGLVNLAREVAAITGGKLRLPRPELPTASEPASAYASVVVEATDLCPRYVAVVIRGLELGPSPEWMQHRLRAAGMRPINNVVDITNYVMLELGQPLHAFDYERIEGHKIIVRRAREGERLRTLDGVERQLTPEMLVIADAERAIALAGIMGGEETEINDRTTWVLLESASFSGANIRRSARALGMRSEASLRFERGVDPELAPLAARRAAALMAELAQGEVLDGFLDVDHRTAVAVSVDLSVKRTNALLGVELSREEIKGCLERLGLDCREEGENLKVNIPSYRADLRLPEDLVEEVGRLYGYERIPAVFPPVIGAEPKQNPKQEFLSRSRHLLADLGFREVLTYSFISPRSLELLKAGPGHPWASTLALRNPLGEEQSVMRPTLVPGLLQTAASNAAWGSGAFRFFELGKVFLPREPGGLPEEEWRLGALVGGEDPKEWNRPARPLDFFYLKGVLERFLAFWGLSEGLEFASGPEWAALHPGRRCRVLYGGEEMGWLAELHPGVLEDFSLPDRVCLLELTLEKIFAVAVEVRRRYRPWARYPAVARDIAVLVPEAVTHAQVRQAITRYGGDLLRGVRLFDVYRGGSVPEGYKSLAYRMVFQSEDHTLTEKEVSTVCERIVGGLEEEVGARLRS
- a CDS encoding TrkA family potassium uptake protein, which produces MRHFAVIGLGRFGESLVRTLVEMGHQVLAIDSREDKVEEIAGIATRAVQADATDEAALRELGLRNFDVAVVAIGEDLQASILVTVMLKELGVKYVVAKAINELHGRVLEKVGADKVIYPERDMGVRLAHHLAAKNVLDYIELSPEYGIEEILATPDLVNKTLGQLNLRARLGVMVIALKRPSGQVIIAPGANDMIREGDVLVLVGKRSALRRLEG
- the pheS gene encoding phenylalanine--tRNA ligase subunit alpha: MQEELLRLKEEAERDLSSVNDLEALDAWRVKYLGKKGLLTRVLRGMSELSPEERPRVGRVANEVRLRLEEELERRAEVLRAREREKEIAAEVLDVTLPGTLLPRGGLHPVSQALEEITTIFVQMGFSVAEGPEVELDYYNFEALNIPREHPARDMQDSFYITEEILLRTHTSPVQVRVMERTAPRLPVRVIAPGKVYRRDDDATHSPMFHQVEGLLVDRDISFAHLKGTLQAFVERFFGPDRRMRFRPSYFPFTEPSAEVDISCVVCGGAGCRVCGQTGWLEILGSGMVHPRVLSMSGYDPAEVSGFAFGMGVERVAMLKYGIDDLRLFYANDLRFLSQF
- a CDS encoding RNA methyltransferase; the protein is MLELTSCDNPRLRLARALMRGRERKKKGCYRLEGFKLVATALDAGTHPEYVLFSPRAAAKEEGRQLLARLEAGGIPCYRVAERLWPGLSSTPAPQGVLAVVRCREPELEEFFRPPGLFLVLDGVQDPGNAGTLVRTAAAAGCSGVVALVGTTDLYADKALRAAAGAQFYLPLATGVAAGELLALAARRGVEPVLAVPEGGIPYFRFPWEGSLALVVGNEGRGPRPQLAEGPAQRVTVPMRAGESLNVAAAAAVLLYEAARQRSEAETLYGNPPTR